Proteins co-encoded in one Marmota flaviventris isolate mMarFla1 chromosome 9, mMarFla1.hap1, whole genome shotgun sequence genomic window:
- the LOC114098543 gene encoding olfactory receptor 52N2-like → MGEANSSSLTPTYFILNGIPGLEAAHIWISLPFCCMYILAVVGNCGLIYLISHEEALHRPMYYFIALLSFTDVSACTSFVPNMLCIFWFSLKEIDFNACLVQMCFIHMWTITESGMLVLMALDRYVAICYPLCYSSILTHAAITKVWFATFFRSVLLTVPFTFLIKRLPFCRGNLIQHTYCDHMSMAKLSCGNIRTNALYGLLTVIVIGGFDILCITVSYTMIIRAVIHLSSSDARHKAFSTCTSHICAIVITYVPAFLNFFTHRFGGHTIPHHVHIFIANLYLLLPPTLNPIVYGVKTKQICEGVIKLFCREKEGFNL, encoded by the coding sequence ATGGGTGAGGCCAACAGCTCCAGCCTGACACCAACATACTTTATCCTTAATGGGATCCCTGGGCTGGAAGCCGCACACATTTGGATCTCCCTGCCATTCTGCTGTATGTACATCCTTGCTGTAGTGGGGAACTGTGGCCTTATCTATCTCATCAGCCACGAGGAGGCGCTGCACCGACCCATGTACTACTTCATAGCCTTGCTGTCCTTTACCGATGTTTCTGCATGCACTTCCTTTGTTCCCAATATGTTATGTATCTTTTGGTTCAGTCTCAAAGAGATCGACTTTAATGCCTGCCTTGTACAGATGTGTTTCATCCACATGTGGACAATAACAGAGTCTGGCATGCTCGTGCTCATGGCTCTGGACCGCTATGTGGCTATTTGCTACCCTCTATGCTATTCCTCCATACTCACCCATGCTGCCATTACCAAGGTTTGGTTTGCCACCTTCTTTAGAAGTGTGTTGCTCACAGTCCCATTTACTTTCCTGATCAAGCGTCTTCCCTTCTGCAGGGGTAACCTTATCCAACACACCTATTGTGACCATATGTCTATGGCTAAATTATCCTGTGGCAATATCAGGACTAATGCTCTCTATGGTCTCCTAACTGTCATAGTGATTGGGGGCTTTGATATACTCTGTATCACCGTATCTTATACCATGATTATCCGTGCTGTAATTCATCTATCATCCTCAGATGCTCGCCACAAAGCCTTCAGTACCTGTACATCACACATTTGTGCTATCGTCATCACCTATGTCCCAGCTTTCCTCAACTTCTTCACTCACCGCTTTGGGGGACACACCATACCTCACCATGTTCACATTTTTATAGCCAACCTCTACCTGTTGCTGCCTCCCACCTTGAATCCAATTGTCTATGGAGTGAAGACCAAGCAGATCTGTGAGGGAGTGATAAAATTGTTTTGTAGGGAGAAAGAAGGTTTCAACCTGTGA